One stretch of Epinephelus lanceolatus isolate andai-2023 chromosome 15, ASM4190304v1, whole genome shotgun sequence DNA includes these proteins:
- the LOC117266785 gene encoding tubulin beta-4B chain, with protein MREIVHLQAGQCGNQIGAKFWEVISDEHGIDPSGTYHGDSDLQLERINVYYNEATGGKYVPRAVLVDLEPGTMDSVRSGPFGQVFRPDNFVFGQSGAGNNWAKGHYTEGAELVDSVLDVVRKEAESCDCLQGFQLTHSLGGGTGSGMGTLLISKIREEYPDRIMNTFSVVPSPKVSDTVVEPYNATLSVHQLVENTDETYCIDNEALYDICFRTLKLTTPTYGDLNHLVSATMSGVTTCLRFPGQLNADLRKLAVNMVPFPRLHFFMPGFAPLTSRGSQQYRALTVPELTQQMFDAKNMMAACDPRHGRYLTVAAIFRGRMSMKEVDEQMLNVQNKNSSYFVEWIPNNVKTAVCDIPPRGLKMAATFIGNSTAIQELFKRISEQFTAMFRRKAFLHWYTGEGMDEMEFTEAESNMNDLVSEYQQYQDATAEEEGEFEEEGEEELA; from the exons ATGAGGGAAATCGTTCATCTGCAGGCTGGCCAGTGTGGAAACCAGATTGGAGCTAAG TTCTGGGAGGTGATTAGTGACGAACATGGCATCGACCCGTCCGGGACTTACCATGGAGACAGCGACCTGCAGCTGGAGCGAATCAACGTGTATTACAACGAGGCAACAG GTGGCAAGTATGTCCCCCGTGCAGTTCTGGTGGACTTGGAGCCAGGAACAATGGACTCCGTGAGGTCAGGTCCCTTTGGCCAAGTCTTCAGACCAGACAACTTTGTCTTTG GTCAGAGCGGAGCAGGTAATAACTGGGCCAAAGGCCACTACACTGAAGGAGCTGAGCTGGTGGACTCTGTCCTGGATGTGGTGAGAAAGGAGGCAGAGAGCTGTGACTGCCTCCAGGGCTTCCAGCTCACACACTCCCTGGGAGGGGGCACCGGCTCCGGTATGGGCACGCTGCTCATCAGCAAAATCCGAGAGGAGTATCCAGACCGCATCATGAACACCTTCAGCGTGGTGCCTTCTCCCAAG GTGTCAGACACAGTGGTGGAGCCATACAATGCCACCCTCTCCGTCCACCAGCTGGTCGAGAACACAGATGAGACCTACTGCATTGATAATGAGGCCCTGTATGACATCTGCTTCCGCACGCTGAAACTCACCACGCCCACCTACGGCGACCTCAACCATCTTGTCTCAGCCACCATGAGTGGAGTGACCACCTGCCTGCGCTTCCCCGGCCAGCTTAACGCCGATTTGAGGAAACTTGCCGTCAACATGGTTCCTTTCCCCAGGCTGCACTTCTTCATGCCAGGTTTTGCCCCCCTGACCAGCAGAGGCAGCCAGCAGTACAG GGCATTGACAGTTCCTGAACTCACCCAGCAAATGTTCGATGCAAAGAACATGATGGCAGCCTGCGACCCACGCCACGGGCGCTACCTTACAGTCGCGGCCATCTTCCGAGGCCGCATGTCCATGAAGGAGGTGGACGAGCAGATGCTGAACGTCCAGAACAAGAACAGCAGCTACTTTGTGGAGTGGATCCCCAACAACGTCAAAACAGCTGTCTGCGACATCCCTCCCCGCGGCCTCAAGATGGCCGCCACCTTTATTGGCAACAGCACAGCCATTCAGGAGCTGTTCAAACGCATCTCAGAGCAGTTCACTGCCATGTTCCGACGCAAAGCCTTCCTCCACTG GTACACAGGCGAGGGCATGGATGAGATGGAGTTCACAGAGGCTGAGAGCAACATGAACGACCTGGTGTCCGAGTACCAGCAATACCAGGATGCCACAGCTGAGGAAGAGGGCGAGTTTGAGGaggagggtgaagaggaactgGCCTAG